The Chloroflexota bacterium genome contains a region encoding:
- a CDS encoding MarR family transcriptional regulator, whose product MPAETDRLRAALRRLIQAIMHPFWQRVRAAGLSMPQVFALRYIDHHRQTNISDLARALGITPAAASQLLRRLVEQGYVVREENPADRRNKRLRLTSKGENTLQSIASPAQGTTFERLLERLSAEETKQILDALELLLAKLPPEEEHEGHPAHPQPKK is encoded by the coding sequence ATGCCCGCTGAAACCGACCGCCTGCGCGCCGCGCTTCGCCGCTTGATCCAGGCCATTATGCACCCTTTTTGGCAACGGGTGCGTGCGGCGGGGCTTTCCATGCCGCAGGTGTTCGCTTTGCGCTATATCGACCACCACCGCCAGACCAACATCTCCGACCTGGCACGGGCGTTGGGCATCACTCCTGCTGCGGCCAGCCAACTCCTTCGTCGCCTGGTGGAACAAGGCTATGTCGTACGGGAAGAAAACCCCGCCGACCGTCGCAACAAGCGCTTGCGGCTGACTTCCAAAGGTGAAAACACCTTGCAATCCATCGCCTCACCAGCCCAGGGGACCACTTTCGAGCGCCTGCTGGAGCGCCTTTCGGCAGAGGAAACCAAGCAAATTCTGGATGCGCTGGAACTTTTGCTCGCCAAACTGCCCCCCGAAGAAGAGCACGAGGGTCATCCCGCCCACCCCCAGCCGAAAAAGTGA
- a CDS encoding phenylalanine--tRNA ligase subunit beta, with translation MLIPLSWLKDFVDIDISVEELAQRLTLAGLEVEAVRYVGLPMPQGPRHEFKISGLEWPPDKFVVAAIHEVRPHPNADRLVLCRLDDGEQEHIVLTGAPSLLPLKGKTLEKPLKVAYAREGARLYNGHAPGWELITLKRAKIRGVVSYSMVCSEKELGISEEMDDIIYLPDDAPVGTPLADYLGDAVFDIAITPNMARNANVLGVARETAAILGKPLRKPSLDVLAEGAPIEGQAAIQITNPDLNPRFMLGLIRDVEIKPSPFWVQMRLKLAGMRPINNIVDATNYVMLETGEPLHAFDYDVLVQRAGGKAPTIITRTAHPGEKLTTLDGVERTLDDFTVLVCDTAGPLSIAGVMGGEESEVTENTRNVLLEAASWNFINIRRTVQRQRLSSEAAYRFSRGVHPTLAEVGLRRGLELMRQWSGGTVAQGFLDEYPNPPHDPAVTLTEDDIARILGIRLGLDEIADLLTRLEFTCTREGDALRVQTPPHRLDIGEGIIGKADLAEEVARLYGYDRLPTTRIADELPPQRPNPDLLHEQRLRETLVNLGLREVITYRLTSPEWEAHLWPPDARENAPTEADYVRLVNPIAQERRVLRRSLLASMMEVVVRNSRNQARQALFEIAPVFLPREGELLPQEPRRAVIALTGQREAPHWEGADTAPMDFYDLKGVLEALAAALHLENVTFRPAQHPSLHPGKCAEMVVGDQPVGVFGELHPAVAHDLDLDAAPVLLADLDAETLLRLIPEAFGVRPVPAFPPVREDLAVVVDEDIPAADVEAVIRKAGGKRLADVRLFDVYRGEQIGAGKKSLAYRLTYQDYEKTLTDKDAAKIRKRIVKALQKIGAQLRG, from the coding sequence ATGCTCATCCCTCTTTCCTGGCTCAAAGATTTCGTTGACATTGACATCTCGGTAGAAGAATTAGCCCAGCGGCTCACGCTGGCTGGGTTGGAAGTCGAAGCCGTGCGCTATGTGGGCTTGCCCATGCCCCAGGGGCCGCGCCACGAATTCAAGATTTCCGGCCTGGAATGGCCGCCCGACAAATTCGTGGTTGCGGCCATCCATGAGGTCAGGCCGCACCCCAACGCCGACCGGCTGGTGCTCTGCCGCCTCGACGACGGCGAGCAGGAGCACATCGTGCTCACCGGCGCGCCTTCCCTGCTGCCCCTCAAGGGCAAGACGCTGGAAAAGCCCCTCAAGGTGGCTTACGCCCGCGAAGGCGCCCGCCTTTACAACGGCCACGCCCCTGGCTGGGAACTCATCACCCTGAAGCGCGCCAAAATCCGCGGCGTGGTGTCGTATTCCATGGTCTGCTCCGAAAAGGAACTCGGCATCTCCGAGGAAATGGACGACATCATCTACCTGCCCGACGACGCGCCCGTGGGCACGCCCCTGGCCGACTACCTCGGCGACGCGGTGTTCGATATCGCCATCACCCCCAACATGGCGCGTAATGCCAATGTGCTCGGCGTGGCGCGGGAAACCGCTGCCATCCTCGGCAAGCCCCTGCGTAAGCCTTCCCTGGATGTGCTCGCCGAAGGCGCGCCCATCGAAGGCCAGGCCGCCATCCAGATTACCAACCCCGACCTCAACCCCCGCTTCATGCTTGGCCTGATTCGCGATGTGGAAATCAAGCCCAGCCCCTTCTGGGTGCAGATGCGCCTCAAACTGGCCGGAATGCGCCCCATCAACAATATCGTGGACGCGACCAACTATGTGATGCTGGAAACCGGCGAACCGCTGCATGCCTTCGACTACGATGTGCTGGTGCAACGGGCTGGCGGTAAAGCGCCCACCATCATCACCCGCACCGCGCACCCGGGCGAAAAACTCACCACCCTCGACGGCGTGGAGCGCACCCTGGACGACTTCACCGTGCTGGTCTGCGACACGGCCGGCCCGCTTTCCATCGCCGGGGTGATGGGCGGCGAAGAAAGCGAAGTCACCGAAAACACCCGCAACGTGCTGCTGGAAGCGGCCTCCTGGAACTTCATCAACATCCGCCGCACCGTGCAGCGCCAGCGGCTTTCCTCTGAAGCCGCCTACCGCTTCTCCCGCGGGGTGCACCCCACGCTGGCCGAAGTCGGCCTGCGCCGCGGGCTGGAACTCATGCGCCAGTGGAGCGGCGGCACCGTAGCCCAGGGCTTCCTGGACGAATACCCCAACCCGCCCCACGACCCGGCGGTCACCCTCACCGAGGACGACATCGCCCGCATTTTGGGCATTCGCCTGGGGCTGGACGAAATCGCCGACCTGCTCACCCGCCTGGAATTCACCTGCACCCGCGAAGGCGACGCGCTGCGGGTGCAAACCCCGCCCCACCGCCTCGACATCGGCGAAGGCATCATCGGCAAAGCCGACCTGGCCGAAGAAGTCGCACGGCTTTACGGCTACGACCGCCTGCCCACCACCCGCATCGCGGACGAACTCCCGCCCCAGCGCCCCAACCCCGACCTGCTGCACGAACAGCGTCTGCGGGAAACCTTAGTCAACCTGGGCCTGCGGGAAGTCATCACCTACCGCCTGACCTCGCCTGAATGGGAAGCCCATCTGTGGCCGCCCGATGCGCGGGAAAACGCGCCCACGGAAGCCGACTACGTCCGCCTGGTCAACCCCATCGCGCAGGAACGCCGTGTGCTGCGCCGCAGCCTGCTGGCCAGCATGATGGAAGTGGTGGTGCGCAACAGCCGCAACCAGGCCCGTCAGGCGCTCTTCGAAATCGCGCCCGTCTTCCTGCCCCGCGAGGGCGAACTGCTGCCTCAGGAACCCCGCCGCGCGGTCATCGCACTCACCGGCCAGCGGGAAGCCCCCCACTGGGAAGGCGCGGACACCGCCCCGATGGACTTCTACGACCTGAAAGGCGTGCTGGAAGCCTTAGCCGCCGCCCTGCATCTGGAAAATGTCACGTTCCGCCCCGCGCAGCACCCCTCGCTGCACCCCGGCAAATGTGCGGAAATGGTGGTAGGTGACCAGCCTGTGGGCGTGTTTGGCGAACTGCACCCCGCGGTAGCCCACGACCTGGACCTGGACGCCGCGCCCGTGCTCCTCGCCGACCTGGACGCGGAAACCCTGCTCCGTCTGATTCCCGAAGCCTTTGGCGTGCGCCCCGTGCCCGCCTTCCCCCCGGTGCGGGAAGACCTGGCCGTGGTGGTGGACGAAGACATCCCCGCCGCGGACGTGGAAGCCGTGATTCGCAAAGCCGGTGGCAAGCGGCTGGCCGACGTCCGGCTGTTCGACGTCTACCGCGGTGAGCAGATTGGCGCGGGCAAAAAGAGCCTGGCCTACCGCCTGACCTATCAGGATTATGAGAAAACCCTCACCGACAAAGACGCGGCAAAGATTCGCAAGCGCATCGTGAAGGCGCTGCAAAAAATCGGCGCGCAGTTGCGCGGGTAG
- a CDS encoding DUF11 domain-containing protein: protein MRRFLQPASCNSHYVPRALRVATWILLAFLAVALAACGPNTPAPPTAAPATATPAVAAADHLVIAQVMAGVDGDNNHDFIVLYNPTGQIVDLQGWSLWYRLDDKAKPQLLYCWQEHALVPPGGHYLLAHTGEDVGLTPDATFETPIVPPRGGLQLRTTDGKAVDSVAWGSNGPASFAEGQPASGFRNGEALLRKPGGAQGNGQDTDDNAADFQVGKPQPANTGSPLVAAYALPATLVWKAPAQVKPGATFDAPLVFTNTGSQALKDITVRFPIPAGLKVADHAAATPTGGVLVWHIASLEAGKQTALPLTFQAPWTYLTARASGFYAQADSRYAFGAPQAVAIGGGAIPIGVARTLPQGTEVMVEGIATMYTGGFYAGGGNTKFYVQDDTGGIQIQVFGGAGQIDVPIGAKVQVRGVIAVYRGAVQIQPKQVPADIKILTEAGVHEPKPLPVSLEEAASPELEGRLVTVRGTVTALSEHSYSYTLTLSDESGHNLGVYIDKNTQANPLEVLEVGQDAQLTGILEERDGNIQLYPRRQSDIVPQYPPVLALSVQAPLYVRPGKPFTVTLTAANHTADALSHLQIRLPLPAGAAFQQADHGGAVEGGAVVWRLPTLKAGQKISVEATLTATATQGHLALAGYQATADQWQQPATGPTRFVFLGNTVPIWAIQGDGFKSPYRGEELTTEGVVTGVFPELGGFFIQDLKPDDDPDTSEGLFVSIPKTLWQAVGLQKPGFVQRLYGHKVQVTGTVREAWQQTVIELASADAFTVEGEAPEPRPVTLDPPTDPQQAEAYYEHLEGMLVAAPQEVVAVGPTNRYGETPVIPLADLQDLPDGRHIPRGAEDGFLMFVDDGSSAVYRSAKGMPYRATTGDRLSIPAGPLAYTYGAYKIEPLQEPTVEAEPHNLQPLPKTPADVLSVMTWNTENFFDDQPPNPSDPPMPTPQQYHISVQKVANTIADAGFPLVVGLEEVENVRVLNDVAATDVLKPWHYQAVLIEGHDARGIDVGFLIRTDRVKILDVKQYDAPEGLTPRPPLVVHLQVSGGSAPFEVYAIVNHFTSMAGGEKVTEPRRLAQAKWNLEVIRRIRQADPQARIILMGDLNSYFDSPPINALRKGGLVHVMDGMDAVSRYTYIYKGEVQTLDHVLVTPNLDDLLLKVAVFHADADYPPPPPDDTSPIRKSDHDPVVVWLRLP from the coding sequence ATGCGTCGTTTTCTGCAACCTGCATCCTGCAACTCACATTATGTTCCCCGCGCCCTGCGCGTTGCAACGTGGATCCTTCTTGCCTTCCTTGCGGTAGCGTTGGCTGCTTGCGGCCCCAACACCCCCGCGCCCCCCACGGCCGCACCCGCAACGGCCACGCCAGCCGTTGCTGCAGCAGACCATCTCGTCATCGCACAGGTTATGGCCGGGGTGGACGGCGACAACAACCACGACTTCATCGTGCTCTACAACCCCACCGGCCAGATCGTCGACCTGCAGGGCTGGTCGCTGTGGTATCGGCTGGACGACAAAGCAAAGCCGCAATTGCTCTACTGCTGGCAGGAGCACGCCCTGGTGCCGCCCGGCGGCCATTACCTGCTGGCACACACCGGCGAAGACGTCGGCCTGACGCCCGACGCCACCTTCGAGACGCCCATCGTGCCGCCGCGGGGCGGCCTGCAACTGCGCACCACCGACGGCAAAGCGGTAGACAGCGTGGCGTGGGGCAGCAACGGCCCGGCCTCCTTTGCCGAGGGCCAGCCCGCGTCCGGCTTCCGCAACGGCGAGGCGCTCCTCCGCAAGCCGGGCGGGGCGCAGGGCAACGGGCAGGATACCGACGACAACGCCGCCGACTTCCAGGTGGGCAAGCCCCAGCCCGCCAATACCGGCAGCCCGCTGGTGGCTGCTTACGCCCTGCCTGCCACCTTAGTGTGGAAAGCCCCGGCGCAGGTTAAGCCCGGCGCGACCTTCGACGCCCCCCTCGTGTTCACCAACACCGGCTCGCAGGCTTTGAAAGACATCACGGTGCGCTTTCCCATCCCCGCGGGGCTGAAGGTGGCCGACCACGCCGCAGCCACGCCCACGGGCGGCGTGCTGGTGTGGCACATCGCCAGCCTGGAAGCCGGGAAACAAACCGCGCTGCCGCTCACTTTCCAGGCCCCGTGGACCTACCTCACTGCCCGCGCGAGCGGCTTTTACGCCCAGGCCGACAGCCGTTATGCCTTCGGTGCGCCGCAGGCCGTAGCCATCGGCGGCGGGGCGATTCCCATCGGCGTGGCGCGCACCCTGCCCCAGGGCACCGAAGTGATGGTGGAAGGCATCGCCACCATGTACACCGGCGGCTTCTACGCCGGCGGCGGTAACACCAAGTTCTATGTGCAGGACGATACCGGCGGCATCCAGATTCAGGTGTTTGGCGGCGCAGGGCAGATCGACGTGCCCATTGGCGCGAAAGTACAGGTGCGCGGCGTGATTGCTGTGTATCGCGGCGCGGTGCAGATTCAGCCCAAACAGGTGCCCGCCGACATCAAAATCCTCACCGAAGCGGGTGTGCACGAGCCGAAGCCGCTGCCGGTTTCCCTCGAAGAAGCCGCTTCGCCCGAACTGGAAGGCCGCCTCGTAACCGTGCGCGGCACCGTCACCGCCCTGAGCGAGCATTCCTACAGTTACACCCTCACCCTCTCCGACGAAAGCGGCCACAACCTCGGCGTGTACATCGACAAGAATACCCAGGCCAACCCGCTGGAGGTGCTGGAAGTCGGGCAGGACGCCCAACTGACCGGCATTCTGGAAGAACGCGACGGCAACATACAACTCTACCCCCGCCGCCAGAGCGACATCGTACCGCAGTACCCGCCGGTGCTCGCGCTGAGCGTGCAGGCGCCGCTGTATGTCAGGCCCGGCAAGCCCTTCACCGTGACGCTGACGGCGGCCAACCACACCGCCGACGCGCTGAGCCACCTGCAAATCCGCCTGCCGCTGCCTGCGGGTGCGGCCTTCCAGCAGGCCGACCACGGCGGCGCGGTGGAAGGCGGTGCGGTGGTGTGGCGCCTTCCCACCCTGAAGGCCGGGCAGAAAATCAGCGTGGAAGCCACCCTCACGGCGACGGCCACGCAGGGGCACCTCGCCCTCGCCGGCTATCAGGCCACCGCCGACCAGTGGCAGCAGCCCGCCACCGGCCCGACACGCTTCGTTTTCCTCGGCAACACCGTGCCCATTTGGGCCATCCAGGGCGATGGCTTCAAATCGCCTTATCGCGGTGAGGAACTGACTACCGAAGGCGTGGTGACCGGCGTGTTTCCTGAGTTGGGCGGTTTCTTCATCCAGGATCTCAAGCCCGACGACGACCCCGACACCTCGGAAGGGTTGTTCGTCAGTATTCCGAAAACGCTGTGGCAGGCTGTGGGGTTGCAGAAGCCTGGCTTCGTGCAGCGGCTTTACGGCCACAAGGTGCAGGTCACGGGCACGGTGCGGGAAGCCTGGCAGCAGACGGTCATCGAACTGGCCTCAGCCGACGCCTTCACGGTGGAAGGCGAAGCCCCCGAACCCAGGCCCGTGACCCTCGACCCGCCCACCGACCCGCAGCAGGCCGAGGCGTATTACGAGCACCTGGAGGGCATGTTGGTGGCCGCGCCGCAGGAAGTCGTGGCCGTCGGCCCCACCAACCGCTACGGCGAAACGCCGGTCATCCCGCTGGCCGACCTGCAAGACCTGCCCGACGGCAGGCACATCCCCCGCGGGGCTGAAGATGGCTTCCTGATGTTCGTAGACGACGGTTCTTCGGCAGTGTACCGCTCGGCCAAAGGGATGCCCTATCGTGCCACCACAGGCGACCGCCTGAGCATTCCTGCCGGGCCGCTGGCCTACACTTACGGCGCGTACAAAATCGAGCCGCTGCAGGAACCCACGGTGGAAGCCGAGCCGCACAACCTTCAGCCGCTGCCAAAGACGCCCGCCGATGTGCTCAGCGTGATGACCTGGAACACCGAGAACTTTTTCGACGACCAGCCGCCCAACCCCAGCGACCCGCCGATGCCCACGCCGCAGCAATATCACATCAGTGTGCAGAAGGTGGCTAACACCATCGCCGACGCGGGCTTCCCGCTGGTGGTGGGGCTGGAGGAAGTGGAAAACGTCCGCGTGCTCAACGATGTGGCCGCCACCGACGTGCTCAAGCCGTGGCATTATCAGGCTGTGCTCATCGAAGGCCACGACGCGCGCGGCATTGATGTCGGCTTCCTGATCCGCACCGACCGCGTGAAAATCCTGGATGTGAAGCAATACGACGCGCCCGAAGGGCTGACGCCGCGCCCGCCGCTGGTCGTGCATTTGCAGGTGAGCGGCGGCAGCGCGCCTTTTGAAGTGTATGCCATCGTCAACCACTTCACTTCCATGGCAGGCGGCGAAAAAGTGACCGAACCGCGACGGCTGGCGCAGGCCAAATGGAATCTGGAGGTCATTCGTCGCATTCGGCAGGCTGACCCGCAGGCGCGCATCATCCTGATGGGCGACCTGAACTCGTACTTCGACTCGCCGCCCATCAACGCCCTGCGGAAGGGCGGGCTGGTGCATGTGATGGACGGCATGGACGCGGTTTCCCGCTACACCTACATTTACAAGGGAGAAGTGCAGACTTTAGACCATGTGCTGGTGACGCCTAACCTGGATGATTTGCTGTTGAAGGTGGCGGTCTTCCATGCCGACGCCGACTACCCGCCTCCGCCGCCCGACGACACCTCGCCCATCCGGAAGTCCGACCACGACCCGGTGGTGGTGTGGTTGCGGCTCCCGTAG
- a CDS encoding ABC transporter ATP-binding protein, protein MGHMMPLGPVEKPTDFKGTLRKLVDYLKPYQAKILIVLLLAVGSTLFSIVGPKILGNATTTLFDGVIAQLTGTGSVDFVKIGNILLTATALYVLSAVLGYAQGWLMTDVAMDVSYDLRQALMDKVHRMPFRYFDGTTHGEVLSRLTNDVDTVNRTLNQSLGQVVTSAVTVLGILGMMLSISWQMTLIAVLIVPLSFGTMALIIRASQKYFAQRQDFLGHVNGHVEEMFGAHIIVKAFNGERKSIAKFDEYNDTLYQASWKAQFFSGTMRPLMRWIGNLGYVAVVIVGGWLAVRDLITVGDIQAFIQYMRSFTQPITQLANISNILQQTVAAAERVFDFLEEEEEEPDPADAIALESVQGHVEFRKVRFGYLPGKPVIKGFTADIQPGQKVAIVGPTGAGKTTIVKLLMRFYDVDEGAILIDGHDVREFRRADLRRLFGMVLQDTWLFNGTVRENIRYGRLDATDEEVEAAARAAHAHHFIQALPGGYDFVINEEVTNISQGQKQLITIARAILADPPMLILDEATSSVDTHTELLIQAAMDKLMKGRTSFVIAHRLSTIRDADLILVMRDGNIVEQGTHDELLAKGGFYAELYNSQFAVRAAEAAEALAAA, encoded by the coding sequence ATGGGGCACATGATGCCCTTAGGCCCCGTGGAAAAGCCCACTGACTTCAAGGGCACCCTCCGCAAACTGGTGGACTACCTCAAACCTTACCAGGCCAAAATCCTCATCGTCCTTTTGCTGGCCGTGGGGTCGACGCTCTTTTCCATCGTCGGGCCGAAAATTCTGGGCAACGCCACGACCACCCTTTTCGACGGCGTGATTGCCCAACTGACCGGCACTGGCAGCGTGGATTTCGTCAAAATCGGCAACATCTTGCTCACCGCGACCGCGCTGTATGTGCTTTCCGCCGTGCTGGGCTATGCCCAAGGGTGGCTGATGACCGACGTCGCGATGGACGTCTCTTACGACCTGCGCCAGGCGCTAATGGACAAAGTCCACCGGATGCCTTTCCGCTATTTCGACGGCACCACCCACGGTGAGGTGCTCTCACGCCTGACCAACGATGTGGACACAGTCAACCGTACGCTCAACCAAAGCCTGGGGCAGGTGGTGACCTCCGCGGTTACGGTGCTGGGCATTTTGGGCATGATGCTTTCCATCAGTTGGCAGATGACGTTGATCGCCGTGCTCATCGTGCCGCTCTCTTTCGGTACCATGGCGCTCATCATCCGGGCTTCCCAAAAATACTTCGCCCAGCGGCAAGACTTTCTGGGGCATGTCAACGGCCACGTCGAAGAAATGTTCGGCGCGCACATCATCGTCAAAGCCTTCAATGGCGAGCGCAAGAGCATCGCCAAGTTCGACGAATACAACGACACGCTCTACCAGGCTTCCTGGAAAGCGCAGTTCTTCTCCGGCACCATGCGCCCCCTCATGCGCTGGATCGGCAACCTCGGCTATGTAGCGGTGGTAATCGTTGGCGGCTGGCTGGCCGTGCGCGACCTCATCACGGTGGGCGACATTCAGGCGTTCATCCAATACATGCGCTCGTTCACCCAGCCCATCACCCAACTGGCGAACATCTCCAACATCCTGCAGCAAACTGTCGCCGCGGCCGAGCGGGTCTTCGACTTCCTCGAAGAGGAAGAAGAGGAACCCGACCCCGCCGACGCCATTGCCCTGGAAAGCGTGCAGGGGCACGTCGAATTCCGCAAGGTGCGCTTCGGCTATCTGCCGGGGAAGCCGGTCATCAAGGGCTTTACCGCCGACATCCAGCCGGGGCAAAAGGTCGCCATCGTCGGCCCCACGGGCGCGGGCAAGACCACCATCGTGAAGTTGCTCATGCGCTTCTATGATGTGGACGAAGGCGCGATCTTGATCGACGGCCACGACGTGCGGGAATTCCGCCGCGCCGACCTGCGCCGCCTCTTCGGCATGGTACTGCAAGACACCTGGCTGTTCAACGGCACCGTGCGGGAAAACATCCGCTACGGGCGGCTGGACGCTACCGACGAGGAAGTGGAAGCCGCGGCCAGGGCTGCACACGCGCACCACTTCATCCAGGCGCTGCCCGGCGGCTACGACTTCGTCATCAACGAGGAAGTCACCAACATCTCGCAAGGGCAAAAGCAGCTCATTACCATTGCTCGCGCCATTCTGGCCGACCCGCCCATGCTGATTCTGGATGAGGCCACCAGTTCGGTCGATACCCATACCGAATTACTCATCCAGGCCGCGATGGACAAGTTGATGAAAGGCCGCACCAGTTTCGTGATCGCTCACCGGCTTTCCACAATTCGCGACGCAGACCTGATTCTGGTGATGCGCGACGGCAATATCGTCGAGCAAGGCACCCACGACGAACTGCTGGCCAAAGGCGGCTTCTACGCCGAACTTTACAACAGCCAGTTTGCCGTGCGCGCCGCCGAAGCCGCCGAGGCATTGGCCGCGGCATAA
- a CDS encoding four helix bundle protein yields the protein MDKEEQRGLETLVAWQKAVAFTIRVHREVLPKLPPEEKYALAIQLRRAVQSVPANIAEGYGRYTFKDSSHFYYIARGSLEEVYTYLVLAHRLNYLDDALFHSLQDELRTLRHVLNGYLKFLRKQRRS from the coding sequence ATGGACAAGGAAGAGCAGCGCGGGTTGGAAACGCTGGTGGCCTGGCAGAAAGCCGTCGCGTTCACTATCCGGGTGCATCGGGAAGTGCTGCCTAAATTGCCGCCAGAAGAAAAATATGCGCTGGCAATCCAACTGCGCCGCGCTGTTCAGAGTGTGCCGGCCAACATTGCTGAAGGCTATGGACGCTACACTTTCAAGGATTCCTCGCACTTCTACTACATTGCCCGCGGTTCCCTGGAAGAAGTGTACACCTACCTCGTCTTGGCCCACCGCCTGAATTATCTGGACGACGCTCTTTTCCATTCCTTGCAAGATGAACTCCGCACCTTGCGCCACGTCCTCAACGGTTACCTCAAATTCCTCAGAAAACAACGCCGTTCCTAA
- a CDS encoding ATP-binding cassette domain-containing protein, which yields MLRIFKYFKPYIIPLLAAVVLLFVQADADLTLPDYMSDIVNVGIQQGGVEHAVPEAMRKSTMEHLALFLTDEEQKDVLAHYRLVEPGTAEAQAEVEKYPAVSKEPIYILTDNSPQTIAALEPSLGRAMLLVYGLEKIQKNPEEAQKLMPGMGFDLSKLPPNTDLFALLAKLPPAQREQISDAMNKRFEAIGGEKAILQAATRAVKAEYEALGMDTAKIQNRYILRTGGLMLLIALISAIATISVGYFAARIASGVGRDIRHLLFEKVMRFSGAEFDRFSTASLITRATNDITQIQNAIMPLVRLSFYAPIIGIGAVIHALDKSPSMWWTMALAVIILLGLIGVVFSIVIPKFKIIQRLIDKLNLILRENLTGMMVIRAFNRQPVESARFERSNRDLTELNRFVNRVFVVMMPLMMLILNGVMILILWVGAHEVAQSTMQVGDMMAFMQYAMQVVFAFLMLSMLFILLPRADVSANRVADVLETDITVLTPPEPQGFPEDFKPDIRFDHVGFRYPTAEEDVLHDITVHIAPGQTVGIMGTTGSGKSTLVNLIPRFYDVTAGTVAISGVDIREVPLEDLRAQIGYVPQRSNLFAGTVESNLRFANPNADEEAMRRALEIAQAQFIFEHPDGLKAEVSQGGVNFSGGQRQRLTIARALVKDAPIYIFDECFSALDYQTDARLRQALRKHLAGRTIIIVSQRVATIKDADKILVLDQGRLICEGPHKELMKTCEVYREIALSQLKQEALA from the coding sequence ATGCTCCGCATTTTCAAGTACTTCAAGCCTTACATCATCCCCCTGCTCGCGGCCGTCGTCTTGCTGTTCGTCCAGGCCGACGCCGACCTCACCCTGCCCGACTATATGTCGGACATCGTGAACGTTGGCATTCAGCAGGGTGGGGTCGAACACGCCGTGCCCGAAGCCATGCGCAAGAGCACCATGGAGCACCTCGCTCTCTTCCTCACCGACGAGGAGCAGAAAGACGTGCTCGCCCACTACCGGCTGGTGGAACCCGGCACAGCCGAGGCACAAGCCGAGGTTGAAAAATACCCCGCCGTGAGCAAAGAGCCCATTTACATCCTCACCGACAACTCGCCGCAAACCATTGCCGCGCTGGAGCCCTCCCTCGGCAGAGCCATGCTGCTGGTATATGGCCTGGAGAAAATCCAGAAAAACCCTGAAGAGGCCCAAAAACTGATGCCCGGCATGGGCTTCGACCTCTCCAAACTGCCTCCCAACACCGATCTCTTCGCGTTGCTGGCAAAACTCCCGCCTGCCCAGCGAGAGCAGATTAGCGACGCGATGAACAAACGCTTTGAGGCCATCGGCGGCGAAAAGGCCATCCTTCAGGCGGCCACCCGGGCAGTCAAAGCCGAATACGAAGCCCTGGGCATGGACACTGCCAAAATCCAGAACCGCTACATTCTGCGCACGGGCGGCTTGATGCTGTTGATTGCCCTCATCTCAGCCATCGCCACCATCAGCGTGGGATATTTCGCGGCCCGGATTGCCTCGGGGGTGGGACGCGACATTCGCCATCTGCTCTTCGAGAAGGTCATGCGCTTTTCAGGCGCCGAATTCGACCGCTTCTCTACCGCTTCCCTCATCACCCGCGCCACCAACGACATCACCCAAATTCAAAACGCCATCATGCCGCTGGTGCGCCTTTCGTTCTACGCCCCCATCATTGGCATCGGGGCCGTCATTCACGCCCTCGACAAAAGCCCCTCCATGTGGTGGACCATGGCGCTGGCGGTGATCATCTTGCTGGGGTTGATTGGCGTGGTGTTCAGCATCGTCATTCCCAAATTCAAAATCATTCAGCGGTTGATCGACAAACTCAACCTGATTTTGCGTGAAAACCTGACCGGCATGATGGTCATCCGGGCATTCAACCGCCAACCCGTCGAATCGGCGCGCTTCGAGCGTTCCAACCGCGATCTGACGGAACTCAACCGCTTCGTGAACCGGGTTTTCGTCGTGATGATGCCGTTGATGATGCTCATCCTCAACGGCGTGATGATTTTGATTCTGTGGGTCGGCGCGCACGAGGTCGCGCAGTCCACCATGCAGGTTGGCGACATGATGGCCTTCATGCAATACGCCATGCAGGTGGTGTTTGCCTTCCTGATGCTCTCGATGCTGTTCATCCTGCTACCGCGCGCCGATGTTTCAGCCAACCGCGTGGCCGACGTGCTGGAAACCGACATCACCGTGCTCACACCACCCGAGCCGCAAGGCTTCCCGGAAGACTTCAAGCCGGACATCCGCTTCGACCATGTGGGTTTCCGCTACCCCACCGCCGAGGAAGACGTGCTGCACGACATCACGGTGCACATCGCCCCAGGGCAAACAGTGGGCATTATGGGCACAACCGGCTCAGGGAAATCAACGCTGGTCAACCTCATCCCGCGCTTTTACGATGTCACGGCCGGAACCGTCGCCATCAGCGGGGTAGACATTCGCGAAGTGCCACTGGAAGACCTGCGCGCCCAGATTGGCTATGTACCCCAGCGCAGCAACCTGTTCGCGGGCACGGTCGAAAGCAACTTGCGGTTTGCCAACCCCAACGCCGATGAGGAAGCCATGCGCCGCGCGCTGGAAATCGCCCAGGCGCAGTTCATCTTCGAGCATCCGGATGGGCTGAAGGCCGAGGTTTCCCAGGGCGGGGTCAACTTCTCGGGCGGGCAACGCCAACGGCTCACGATTGCCCGCGCCCTGGTGAAAGACGCGCCGATTTATATCTTCGACGAGTGCTTCTCAGCCCTGGACTACCAAACCGACGCCCGGCTGCGTCAGGCGCTGCGGAAGCACCTTGCTGGCCGCACCATCATCATCGTCTCTCAGCGCGTGGCAACCATCAAAGACGCTGACAAAATCCTGGTGCTCGACCAGGGGCGGCTCATCTGCGAAGGCCCGCACAAAGAACTGATGAAGACTTGCGAGGTTTACCGTGAAATTGCGCTTTCCCAACTGAAGCAGGAGGCTCTGGCATGA